In Amycolatopsis methanolica 239, a single genomic region encodes these proteins:
- a CDS encoding TetR/AcrR family transcriptional regulator — protein sequence MSATTSTTRPGGRSARVRAAVHRAVVEFLAENPAEALTLPLIATRAGVHPTTLYRRWGSVAELMADVASSRFSGDIVVPDTGSLREDLRRWASDVATDLADPDVLAIMRAAIGSSPDGGCACTADRHAQLTAILDRERSRGGTAPETAHAADVLLGPLYYRAIFAGQPADPGWTTELVDTLLK from the coding sequence ATGTCCGCCACCACCAGCACAACCCGTCCCGGCGGCCGGTCCGCGCGAGTGCGTGCCGCCGTGCACCGCGCCGTCGTGGAGTTCCTGGCCGAGAACCCCGCCGAGGCGCTGACGCTGCCGTTGATCGCGACACGCGCGGGCGTGCACCCGACCACGCTGTACCGGCGGTGGGGGTCGGTCGCCGAGTTGATGGCGGACGTGGCGAGCAGCCGGTTCAGCGGCGACATCGTCGTGCCGGACACCGGCTCGCTGCGCGAGGACCTGCGGCGGTGGGCGTCGGACGTGGCGACCGACCTGGCCGACCCGGACGTGCTGGCGATCATGCGGGCCGCGATCGGTTCGAGCCCGGATGGCGGCTGCGCGTGCACCGCGGACCGGCATGCCCAGCTGACGGCGATCCTCGATCGCGAACGTTCCCGCGGCGGGACCGCGCCGGAGACCGCGCACGCTGCGGACGTCCTGCTCGGGCCGCTGTACTACCGGGCGATCTTCGCAGGTCAACCGGCGGATCCCGGCTGGACCACCGAGCTGGTCGACACGCTGCTGAAGTAA
- a CDS encoding TetR/AcrR family transcriptional regulator, which produces MRVIKEVRPDLGLSPAEEARRSQIIAATLATISELGYRRTSFARIKERAGLSSTRLIGYHFGTKAGLMQAVVTTAMSIRDRYLEERAGDTTDRAAMLRALIETEVMFARDHPECVRVLREVAANADDPDGWPVAGPLLSGFRTGRIERMLTQGQREGAFGEFSAEVAARTIAQSIDGAIQAYAENPALDLESYGRQLADFFEQAVAAKN; this is translated from the coding sequence ATGCGGGTAATCAAGGAGGTGCGGCCGGACCTGGGCCTGAGCCCGGCCGAGGAGGCGCGCCGTTCGCAGATCATCGCGGCGACCCTGGCGACGATCTCGGAGCTGGGGTACCGCCGGACGTCGTTCGCCCGCATCAAGGAACGTGCGGGGCTGAGCAGCACGCGGTTGATCGGCTACCACTTCGGCACGAAGGCGGGGCTGATGCAGGCGGTGGTGACGACGGCGATGAGCATCCGGGACAGGTACCTGGAGGAGCGGGCCGGCGACACGACGGACCGGGCCGCGATGCTGCGCGCGTTGATCGAAACGGAGGTCATGTTCGCCCGCGACCACCCCGAGTGCGTGCGGGTGCTGCGTGAGGTGGCCGCGAACGCGGACGACCCGGACGGCTGGCCGGTGGCGGGCCCGCTGCTGAGCGGTTTCCGGACGGGCCGCATCGAGCGGATGCTGACCCAGGGGCAGCGGGAGGGCGCCTTCGGCGAGTTCTCGGCCGAGGTCGCGGCCCGCACGATCGCGCAGAGCATCGACGGCGCGATCCAGGCCTACGCCGAGAACCCGGCCCTGGACCTGGAGTCCTACGGACGGCAACTGGCCGACTTCTTCGAACAGGCTGTGGCAGCGAAGAATTGA
- a CDS encoding TetR/AcrR family transcriptional regulator, which yields MAAAFELVGEVGYAKLSIEGIAARAGVGKQTIYRWWPSKGAVLLDAFLMLSEGDGGGLPDTGDLEADLKTVLRATVKELTDERFDLTMRALSSEIMHDPELARMYAERLDEPVRELKKQRLRKAVEAGQLSDVDLDVAVDVIWGPVTVRWMQRGPLTVEFADQVVETALSGLRP from the coding sequence CTGGCTGCCGCGTTCGAATTGGTGGGTGAAGTCGGGTACGCGAAGCTGAGCATCGAAGGGATCGCCGCGCGGGCGGGCGTCGGGAAGCAGACGATCTACCGCTGGTGGCCCTCGAAGGGGGCGGTGCTGCTGGACGCGTTCCTGATGCTGTCCGAAGGGGACGGTGGCGGGCTGCCCGACACCGGTGACCTGGAGGCGGATCTGAAGACGGTGCTGCGCGCGACGGTCAAGGAGCTGACCGACGAGCGCTTCGACCTCACGATGCGTGCGCTCAGCTCGGAGATCATGCACGATCCGGAGCTGGCGCGGATGTACGCCGAGCGGCTCGACGAACCGGTGCGGGAGCTGAAGAAGCAGCGGCTGCGCAAGGCGGTGGAAGCCGGGCAGCTGTCCGATGTGGACCTGGACGTGGCGGTGGACGTGATCTGGGGGCCGGTGACGGTGCGGTGGATGCAGCGCGGGCCGCTCACGGTGGAGTTCGCGGATCAGGTGGTGGAGACGGCGTTGTCCGGGCTGCGGCCCTGA
- a CDS encoding SDR family NAD(P)-dependent oxidoreductase has translation MTPASPRRYGSSHNERSPDDHHLPSRVWFITGASRGLGRAFTEAALDRGDRVVAGSRTITTEATDRLLPVQLDVTRREDVFRAVEQAVDRFGHLDVVVNNAGTLSMGMVDEFTEDEASAAMEANFFGALWVSQAVLPVMRRRRSGRILQISSIAALGGFPMTGLYSASKFALEGMSEALAREAASFGVKVSIVQPGGYWTDLFTAPAMASPVDDYAPLRQEMERQWSEGSVDSDPALAAEALLKLADSEDPPLRLLLGSMVYDLAHDLTRQRLDGWADWEEVSRAAEKAIPMPVTPGT, from the coding sequence TTGACACCTGCCAGCCCGAGACGCTACGGTTCGTCTCACAACGAAAGGAGCCCAGATGACCACCACCTCCCTTCCCGCGTCTGGTTCATCACCGGTGCGAGCCGCGGCCTCGGCCGCGCCTTCACCGAAGCCGCCCTCGATCGGGGTGACCGGGTGGTCGCGGGCTCCCGCACCATCACCACCGAGGCGACCGACCGGCTGCTGCCCGTCCAGCTCGACGTCACCCGGCGCGAGGACGTGTTCCGGGCCGTCGAGCAGGCCGTCGACCGCTTCGGCCACCTCGACGTCGTGGTCAACAACGCAGGCACCCTGTCCATGGGCATGGTCGACGAGTTCACCGAGGACGAGGCCAGTGCCGCGATGGAGGCGAACTTCTTCGGCGCGCTCTGGGTGAGCCAGGCTGTGCTACCGGTGATGCGGCGCCGCCGGTCCGGGCGCATCCTGCAGATTTCGAGCATCGCCGCGCTGGGCGGGTTCCCGATGACGGGTCTCTACAGCGCGAGCAAGTTCGCCCTGGAGGGCATGAGCGAGGCGCTGGCCCGGGAGGCGGCCTCGTTCGGCGTCAAGGTCAGCATCGTGCAGCCCGGCGGCTATTGGACCGACCTCTTCACCGCACCCGCGATGGCCTCGCCGGTCGACGACTACGCGCCGCTACGGCAGGAGATGGAGCGGCAGTGGAGTGAGGGTTCGGTGGACAGCGATCCCGCGCTCGCCGCCGAGGCGCTGCTGAAACTCGCGGACAGCGAGGATCCGCCGTTGCGCCTGCTGCTCGGCAGCATGGTCTACGACCTGGCGCACGACCTCACGCGGCAGCGCCTGGACGGCTGGGCGGACTGGGAGGAGGTGAGCCGCGCGGCCGAGAAGGCGATCCCGATGCCGGTCACACCAGGAACGTGA
- the ilvA gene encoding threonine ammonia-lyase IlvA: protein MAAARFAGVMQPTPLHRNERLSLQHGVDVWLKREDLSAVRSYKGRGAYNLVSQLSLEERARGVVCASAGNHGQGVAFASAALGVLARVYLPRTTPRQKRDRVARLGGEHVQIVMHGDTYDDAAAAAQEYAASTGTTMIPAFDDPRTIAGQGTVVKEAIEQLGRAPDAVIVPVGGGGLLAGTLAWLRETHPEVRVIGAEPQGAASMALALEHGAPVAMETIDPFVDGAAVRLVGQHTYALAAERRPGMIAVPEGKICVEMLDLYQSDGIIAEPAGALSPAALGLDLDLEPGSTVLCIVSGGNNDVSRYAEIVERALIFEGRKHYFLVEFPQEPGALRRFLDDVLGPDDDITLFEYVKRNNRETGPALVGIELGSPDNLEPMMKRMAAGPHRIERVPPDSPLFTFLV, encoded by the coding sequence ATGGCGGCCGCCCGGTTCGCCGGGGTCATGCAGCCGACGCCACTGCACCGCAACGAACGGCTTTCGCTGCAGCACGGCGTGGACGTCTGGCTCAAGCGCGAGGACCTGTCCGCCGTCCGCTCCTACAAAGGCCGTGGCGCCTACAACCTGGTGAGCCAGCTCTCACTGGAGGAACGCGCCCGCGGCGTCGTGTGCGCGAGCGCCGGCAACCACGGCCAGGGTGTGGCGTTCGCCTCAGCCGCCCTCGGGGTCCTCGCCCGCGTCTACCTGCCGCGTACCACCCCACGGCAGAAACGGGACCGCGTTGCCCGGCTGGGCGGTGAGCACGTGCAGATCGTGATGCACGGCGACACCTACGACGACGCTGCCGCCGCCGCGCAGGAGTACGCGGCGAGCACCGGCACGACGATGATCCCCGCGTTCGACGATCCGCGCACGATCGCCGGGCAGGGCACCGTCGTCAAGGAGGCCATCGAGCAGCTCGGCCGCGCCCCCGACGCCGTGATCGTGCCGGTCGGCGGCGGTGGCCTGCTCGCCGGAACCCTCGCCTGGCTCCGCGAGACCCACCCCGAGGTGCGGGTGATCGGCGCCGAGCCGCAGGGCGCGGCCAGCATGGCTCTCGCACTCGAGCACGGCGCCCCCGTCGCCATGGAAACCATCGACCCGTTCGTCGACGGCGCCGCCGTCCGGCTCGTCGGGCAGCACACCTACGCCCTTGCCGCCGAGCGCCGGCCCGGCATGATCGCCGTGCCCGAGGGCAAGATCTGCGTCGAGATGCTCGACCTCTACCAGTCCGACGGCATCATCGCCGAGCCCGCCGGCGCGCTGTCACCGGCCGCGCTCGGGCTGGACCTCGACCTGGAGCCGGGCTCGACCGTGCTGTGCATCGTTTCCGGTGGCAACAACGACGTCAGCCGCTACGCCGAGATCGTCGAGCGAGCCCTGATCTTCGAGGGGCGCAAGCACTACTTCCTCGTCGAGTTCCCGCAGGAGCCCGGCGCGCTCCGCCGTTTCCTCGACGATGTGCTCGGCCCCGACGACGACATCACGCTCTTCGAATACGTCAAGCGCAACAACCGCGAGACCGGCCCGGCTCTGGTCGGGATCGAGCTGGGCTCGCCGGACAACCTCGAACCGATGATGAAGCGGATGGCGGCCGGCCCGCACCGCATCGAGCGCGTCCCGCCGGACAGCCCCCTGTTCACGTTCCTGGTGTGA
- a CDS encoding universal stress protein: protein MEEYGPAWSPGPFERGTDGPHVVLAGVDGSPSASRAGAYAAGLARRQRSRLVLVYVLAPTAWTGMASGYLAAAQEQAYEATIDEMRRPIRDLADEAGLPITFIVRRGDAFTELRRTAVELHADLVVVGASESRGHRIVGSVANRLVRSGLWPVTVVP, encoded by the coding sequence GTGGAGGAATACGGCCCGGCGTGGTCGCCGGGACCGTTCGAGCGGGGCACCGACGGGCCGCACGTGGTCCTCGCCGGTGTCGACGGCTCCCCCAGCGCGTCCAGGGCGGGCGCCTACGCGGCCGGGCTGGCGCGGCGGCAGCGGTCGCGGCTGGTGCTGGTGTACGTGCTGGCGCCGACGGCGTGGACTGGCATGGCAAGCGGCTACCTCGCGGCGGCCCAGGAGCAGGCCTACGAAGCGACGATCGACGAGATGCGCCGACCGATCCGCGACCTGGCCGACGAGGCCGGCCTGCCCATCACGTTCATCGTCCGCCGCGGCGACGCCTTCACGGAACTCCGCCGTACGGCGGTCGAGCTGCACGCCGACCTCGTCGTGGTGGGCGCATCGGAGAGCCGGGGCCACCGGATCGTCGGCTCGGTGGCGAACCGCCTCGTGCGGTCCGGCCTGTGGCCGGTGACAGTGGTGCCCTGA
- a CDS encoding phosphotransferase family protein produces the protein MPEAEILSPGELRALGAWMDRQGLPGGPVEDLAPIAGGTQNLMLSFRRGGRAYVLRSGPRHRRARSNDVLRREMRVLAALSGTPVPHPELIAACPEETVLPGAVFYLMEPVDGYNATVELPEPHATRPELRHEMGLAMGDALAALSAVDHERAGLSDFGRPHGFLERQVPRWLAELDSYAGQDGYPGPDLPGVEAVADWLAQRVPQRWTPGILHGDYHLANVLFDRRGATVAAIVDWEMSTIGDPLLDLGWLLATWPGTRPMLGWTGLATAGDLATEEEIVARYAARSGRNTSGIAWYAVLACFKLGIVLEGTHARACAGKAPRAIGDRLHTAAVALFEQALDRIARS, from the coding sequence ATGCCGGAGGCCGAGATCCTGTCGCCGGGGGAGTTGCGCGCGCTCGGCGCGTGGATGGACCGTCAAGGGCTGCCTGGTGGGCCCGTCGAGGACCTCGCGCCGATCGCCGGTGGCACTCAGAACCTGATGCTGTCGTTCCGCCGTGGCGGCCGGGCCTACGTCCTGCGCAGCGGTCCCCGGCACCGGCGGGCGCGCAGCAATGACGTGCTGCGCCGGGAGATGCGGGTGCTCGCCGCGCTGTCGGGCACCCCGGTGCCGCACCCAGAGCTGATCGCGGCCTGCCCGGAGGAGACCGTCCTGCCCGGCGCGGTCTTCTACCTCATGGAGCCGGTGGACGGGTACAACGCGACCGTCGAACTGCCCGAGCCGCACGCCACCCGTCCGGAGCTGAGGCACGAGATGGGCCTGGCGATGGGCGACGCGCTGGCGGCGCTGAGCGCGGTCGACCACGAGCGGGCCGGCCTGTCGGACTTCGGCCGCCCACACGGGTTCCTCGAACGCCAGGTGCCGCGATGGCTCGCGGAGCTCGATTCCTACGCGGGCCAGGACGGTTACCCCGGGCCGGACCTGCCGGGCGTGGAGGCGGTCGCCGACTGGCTCGCGCAGCGCGTGCCCCAGCGGTGGACGCCGGGCATCCTCCACGGCGACTACCACCTCGCGAACGTCCTGTTCGACCGCCGGGGCGCCACGGTCGCGGCCATCGTGGACTGGGAGATGAGCACGATCGGCGACCCGCTCCTCGACCTCGGCTGGCTGCTGGCCACGTGGCCCGGCACCCGCCCGATGCTCGGATGGACCGGTCTCGCCACGGCCGGCGACCTCGCCACCGAGGAGGAGATCGTGGCCCGCTACGCCGCCCGCTCCGGACGGAACACCTCGGGAATCGCCTGGTACGCGGTGCTCGCGTGCTTCAAGCTGGGCATCGTGCTGGAAGGCACGCACGCGCGCGCCTGCGCCGGCAAGGCGCCACGCGCCATCGGAGACCGCCTCCACACCGCGGCGGTCGCGTTGTTCGAGCAGGCACTGGACCGCATCGCACGTTCGTGA
- a CDS encoding MarR family winged helix-turn-helix transcriptional regulator, giving the protein METTAPERLRALPSWLLTQTAHHAHRLVTEGLSEAGARGYHYRLLAALEESGPASQATLGRRSAIHLSDLVATINELADRGLVSREPDPADRRRNVITITAAGRRQLKRLDKQIVRIQDDLLAPLSGPEREQLTGLLSRLLRHHTQGA; this is encoded by the coding sequence ATGGAGACCACCGCCCCCGAACGCCTGCGTGCCCTCCCCAGCTGGCTGCTCACGCAGACCGCGCACCACGCGCACCGGCTCGTCACCGAGGGCCTGTCCGAGGCCGGCGCCCGCGGCTACCACTACCGCCTGCTGGCCGCGCTGGAGGAGTCCGGGCCGGCGAGCCAGGCCACACTGGGCCGCCGCAGCGCGATCCACCTCTCCGACCTGGTGGCGACCATCAACGAACTGGCCGACCGCGGCCTGGTCAGCCGCGAGCCGGACCCGGCTGACCGCAGGCGCAACGTCATCACGATCACCGCGGCGGGCCGCAGGCAGCTCAAGCGCCTCGACAAGCAGATCGTGCGCATCCAGGACGACCTGCTCGCCCCACTGAGCGGCCCGGAGCGGGAGCAGCTGACCGGCCTGTTGTCCCGGCTGCTGCGCCACCACACCCAGGGCGCGTAA
- a CDS encoding GNAT family N-acetyltransferase, translating into MESPLITDRLVIRDWTADDADAAFAIYGSEEVTHWLTPVMDRVGDVAAMRAVLQAWHEAQPNLPPPRGRWAMERRENGQVIGGLAIRLLPPYEEDLELSWQLHPDAWGNGYATEGSQALIRWAFTQDTDELFAVARPNNVRAIATAKRLGMQWVGETTKYYDLRLQVYRIRPGDLDDAPGT; encoded by the coding sequence ATGGAGTCGCCCCTGATCACCGACCGGCTGGTCATCCGTGACTGGACGGCTGACGACGCCGACGCCGCCTTCGCGATCTACGGTTCGGAAGAGGTCACACACTGGCTGACGCCGGTGATGGACCGGGTCGGCGATGTCGCCGCGATGCGCGCGGTGCTGCAGGCCTGGCACGAGGCCCAGCCGAACCTGCCGCCGCCGCGCGGCCGCTGGGCCATGGAACGCCGGGAGAACGGCCAGGTCATCGGCGGCCTGGCCATCCGCCTGCTGCCGCCCTACGAGGAGGACCTCGAGCTCAGCTGGCAGCTGCACCCCGACGCGTGGGGGAACGGCTACGCCACCGAGGGCAGCCAGGCCTTGATCCGGTGGGCCTTCACCCAGGACACCGACGAGCTGTTCGCCGTCGCGCGACCGAACAACGTTCGGGCGATCGCGACGGCGAAACGGCTCGGCATGCAGTGGGTCGGCGAGACCACCAAGTACTACGACCTGCGCCTGCAGGTCTACCGCATCCGCCCCGGCGACCTCGACGACGCACCGGGGACTTGA
- a CDS encoding long-chain-fatty-acid--CoA ligase: MSFNLAIMLRESATATPGKDFLRFPSGAMTYAEVDERSGRVAVALREAGLRPGDKVAVQLANVPEFVIAYFGILKAGLTMVPLNPLLKAAEIAYHLDDSDARMIIAHAGGAAEVTTALKEVPDVRAVVVGDLDADAWPEGTLSFPALLEPADDGDIFPGAADDTAVLLYTSGTTGRPKGAELSHFQLYMTCTLGGERFGAEPEDVALAVLPFFHVYGLSSILNASARHGRTISVVPRFEVPAVLEAIQRDRVTIMAGVPTMYHALAYADTTGYDTSSLRIGSSGGAAIPEEVLRRFEEKYGIPVLEGYGLSESASTTTVNPGADNRKILSIGKPIWGVELRIVDDQDRPLPSGQVGEIVLRGHNITKGYYKRPQETAEAFRGGWFHTGDLGYVDSDGFVFIVDRKKDLIIRGGFNVYPREVEELLYRHPAVGEAAVIGEPDERLGEEVVAVVSLKPGANAEPAEIVAWAKERIAAYKYPRRVRIVDELPKGATGKIAKLELRARLRG, encoded by the coding sequence ATGAGCTTCAACCTGGCGATCATGCTGCGGGAGTCCGCGACGGCCACGCCGGGCAAGGACTTCCTGCGCTTCCCGTCGGGTGCGATGACCTACGCCGAGGTCGACGAGCGCTCCGGCCGGGTCGCCGTCGCCCTGCGCGAGGCCGGGCTGCGGCCCGGGGACAAGGTCGCCGTGCAGCTCGCCAACGTGCCCGAGTTCGTGATCGCCTACTTCGGCATCCTCAAGGCGGGCCTGACGATGGTCCCGCTCAACCCGCTGCTCAAGGCCGCCGAGATCGCCTACCACCTGGACGACTCCGACGCGCGCATGATCATCGCCCACGCCGGGGGCGCGGCCGAGGTCACCACGGCGCTCAAGGAGGTCCCAGACGTCCGCGCGGTGGTCGTCGGCGACCTGGACGCCGACGCCTGGCCGGAGGGGACACTGTCCTTCCCGGCGCTGCTGGAGCCCGCGGACGACGGCGACATCTTCCCGGGCGCGGCGGACGACACGGCCGTGCTGCTCTACACCAGCGGCACCACCGGCCGCCCCAAGGGCGCCGAGCTGTCCCACTTCCAGCTCTACATGACCTGCACGCTGGGCGGCGAGCGGTTCGGCGCGGAACCCGAGGACGTCGCGCTGGCTGTGCTGCCGTTCTTTCACGTCTACGGCCTGTCGAGCATCCTCAACGCCTCGGCCCGGCACGGGCGCACGATCTCGGTGGTGCCGCGCTTCGAGGTGCCCGCGGTGCTGGAGGCGATCCAGCGGGACCGGGTCACGATCATGGCCGGCGTGCCCACGATGTACCACGCGCTGGCCTACGCCGACACCACCGGCTACGACACCAGCAGCCTGCGGATCGGCAGCTCCGGCGGCGCGGCGATCCCGGAGGAGGTGCTGCGCCGCTTCGAGGAGAAGTACGGGATTCCGGTCCTGGAGGGGTACGGGCTGTCCGAGTCGGCGTCGACCACGACGGTCAACCCGGGCGCGGACAACCGCAAGATCCTGTCGATCGGCAAGCCGATCTGGGGCGTGGAACTGCGGATCGTCGACGATCAGGACCGCCCGCTGCCGTCCGGGCAGGTGGGCGAGATCGTGCTGCGCGGGCACAACATCACGAAGGGTTACTACAAGCGGCCGCAGGAGACCGCGGAGGCGTTCCGCGGCGGCTGGTTCCACACCGGCGACCTCGGCTACGTCGATTCCGACGGGTTCGTGTTCATCGTGGACCGCAAGAAGGACCTGATCATCCGCGGCGGGTTCAACGTCTACCCGCGCGAGGTGGAGGAGTTGCTGTACCGGCACCCGGCGGTCGGCGAGGCGGCGGTGATCGGCGAGCCGGACGAGCGGCTCGGCGAGGAGGTCGTCGCGGTGGTCTCGCTCAAGCCGGGCGCGAACGCCGAGCCGGCCGAGATCGTGGCGTGGGCCAAGGAACGCATCGCCGCGTACAAGTACCCGCGGCGGGTGCGGATCGTCGATGAGCTGCCGAAGGGCGCGACGGGCAAGATCGCGAAGCTGGAGTTGCGGGCGCGTCTGCGAGGATGA
- a CDS encoding hydroxypyruvate isomerase family protein, with product MRYDVNTSILFTELAPERRPAAAAEAGFAGVESWWPFDGVPGDSEVDRFVTSIADAGVELVSLNVPHGDLAAGERGLAGFASRTAEFRDGVDVAAGIAERLGCSRFNVLPGNRTGASRDVLLDNLAFAAGRLPGTVLLEPLSGAPDYPLLRAADALALADEVGADNIALLTDVYHLGSNGDDLDALLTPPLLERTGHVQVADTPGRHEPGTGTLGVTAWLDRLAATGYDGWVGLEYAPSGATGDSFGWLSRH from the coding sequence ATGCGGTACGACGTCAACACCTCGATCCTGTTCACCGAGCTGGCGCCGGAGCGCCGTCCGGCCGCGGCGGCGGAGGCCGGGTTCGCGGGTGTGGAGTCGTGGTGGCCGTTCGACGGCGTGCCCGGGGACAGCGAGGTCGACCGGTTCGTCACGTCCATCGCCGACGCCGGGGTCGAGCTGGTGTCGCTGAACGTGCCGCACGGCGATCTCGCCGCGGGCGAGCGGGGGCTGGCCGGATTCGCCTCGCGGACGGCCGAGTTCCGCGACGGGGTGGACGTCGCGGCCGGGATCGCGGAGCGGCTCGGGTGTTCGCGGTTCAACGTGCTGCCCGGCAACCGGACCGGCGCTTCGCGGGACGTGCTGCTGGACAACCTCGCGTTCGCCGCCGGCCGGCTTCCGGGCACGGTGCTGCTGGAACCACTCAGCGGCGCGCCGGACTACCCGCTGCTGCGGGCCGCCGACGCGCTGGCGCTCGCAGACGAGGTGGGGGCGGACAACATCGCGCTGCTGACGGACGTCTACCACCTGGGCAGCAACGGCGACGACCTGGACGCGCTGCTCACGCCGCCGCTGTTGGAGCGCACCGGGCACGTTCAGGTGGCCGACACGCCGGGACGGCATGAGCCGGGCACCGGCACGCTCGGGGTGACCGCGTGGCTGGACCGCTTGGCCGCCACCGGGTACGACGGCTGGGTGGGCCTGGAGTACGCGCCGAGCGGCGCCACTGGGGACAGCTTCGGCTGGCTGTCCCGGCACTGA
- a CDS encoding MarR family winged helix-turn-helix transcriptional regulator — MDDRETRPPTLLALPSYLAGHVARIGHRGLVAALAEHDLRLPHFAVLTGLSDFGPLAQHALADRLGLNRSHLVGYLDLLERRGFVRRERDPADRRRQRAALTESGRELVRRLREVAHRSQEESLGVLSTEERRTLVELMRRVVVADDAASKEVTA, encoded by the coding sequence ATGGACGACCGCGAGACGCGCCCGCCGACCCTGCTCGCCCTGCCCTCGTACCTGGCAGGCCACGTCGCGCGGATCGGGCACCGCGGGCTGGTCGCCGCACTGGCCGAGCACGACCTGCGGCTGCCGCATTTCGCCGTGCTGACGGGGTTGTCGGACTTCGGGCCGCTGGCGCAGCACGCGCTCGCCGACCGGCTCGGCCTCAACCGCAGCCACCTCGTCGGCTACCTGGACCTGCTGGAACGACGCGGTTTCGTCCGCCGCGAACGCGATCCCGCCGACCGGCGGCGTCAGCGCGCCGCCCTGACCGAGTCTGGCCGGGAGCTGGTGCGCCGCCTGCGGGAGGTGGCGCACCGCTCGCAGGAGGAGTCGCTCGGCGTGCTGTCCACAGAGGAACGCCGGACGCTGGTGGAGCTGATGCGCCGGGTCGTGGTGGCGGACGACGCGGCCTCGAAGGAAGTGACCGCCTAG